The Salvia miltiorrhiza cultivar Shanhuang (shh) chromosome 2, IMPLAD_Smil_shh, whole genome shotgun sequence DNA window GACAAAGAGTCTTTTAAAAACTCTCTTTCCAGCTTGCAAATGCTCTGTAGATAACTGGAGCTCTAACCTACTTCCTGGCATACACTCATTCACCTTCTCAATGTAGCCACAAAGCCTACTGAACTCTTCCTTGTAGCTCCCCTCCAGTTTGCATATGATTTCCTTCTTTGCCCTCTTGCATTTGGCCAAACTAACATGCAATTTCAGATGGTCTTTCACATGACCTTGCATGTCCTTCGAGGTGTATTTTGGGTTCCTATAAACTGCTTGCTTGAAATACTTAGCCAAGTATCCCTGAGTAGCACTAGGTACCTCCCTCTGTTTGCAACATGTATGCTCTAGAATAAGAGTCTTAATCACCAAACCATCAGCATCACCATCCTTGGACACATGCATGACAAAGGGACACTCTTTCTCATTCATACATATGACCCTTACCCtagttttctcattttttacaaattttattttgtaaccAAACTTCACACCATATGAATTGATGGCCTCTCTAGCTTCCTTTGCCCCAGCAAAGGTCTGCCCCAACTGAAATCTACCCTCCTCCCCATCCTCTACAGTAGCCATCACTTGCTCTACTTCTTGCTCATCAACCTCACTCTCACTTAAATGAGCACTGTAAACACTAGAGTCATCATCACTAATCACACCCTCATCTATGTCATTATCCCTGCCCTCTTCTATTTCACTGTCACTCTCATCCACCTCTGCTTCCATGTCAACTGCCTCATCTCTTACTTCATCACTAATCACCCTCTCATCTCTGTCATTATCCCTGCCCTCATCTCTGCACTCATCTCTATCATTATCCCTGCCCTCATTGTCAATTACTAAGCTATCAAGAACCCTATCCCCTACTGTAGTATCAGTACCAGATGCCCCAAGATCTACCCCATCCTTTGTCTGTTTTAAACCCTCTGGCCCAGTCCCATATAGAGTATCGAGCTCTTCTTCTGTAAACAAGCTCAATGGAGTGAAACTAGGCATAGGAATCTTTTCAAAGTCAgcaaaaaattgaatttcacCTTGGCCTAATATCTCTAGATAATCTAACACCTTCGCACAATGCCTTTGATCCCTAATGAGAATTAGGCCTTTATCTAATCTGTAATCATCATCATACGCATAAACTGCCCTAGGTTTAGACATGAAGCAAGACTCAGATGACTCAAACTCAGACATTATTCGCTCAAAAGTCATATTGCCTAAGTTGTCTTGTATTTCAGAGGAATCGTAAcaatcatatttgatttcaccaCTATTTTCAACTTTAGACCAAACACCAAAAAGATTGAGCACAAAGGTGACCATAGGATTTTCCATTCTGCACAACGAAACAACACATTCTTGTATTAACACCACAGTTCAATCCTAGTTCAATCTATTAACATTCATTGATTAGGGATTAACTGCATGCAATCAAAAACCATCCCCCACGATTCGAGTTTAAGCAAAACTTACCTGTTTTTTGGAAGTAGCAATCTGTGGTCGCCGGTGGAGACTTATTGCCTGAGAAATCGCGCGCTGCTTCCAACTTCGTCGTCTTGAAAATCTTCGGCGACTCTTGAGTTTTGAATGTGGGAGACTCTTCGTATGCATCAGTTGTTAGAGAAACCCGCGTAAACATTCTTGGTGGGCCCCGCATGTaatactaaataaaaaaaaaatctggacGGTGTCTAACGGCCGTTTATGCCGTGGGGTTAGTTGTACACTTTCCGTCAATTTTGGGGGGCAATTTGTACCAAGTTGGAggatttggggggggggggtataCGTTCTAGGGGGGTCATGTTCAGGGGGGtatctgtaccttaacccttcTTAATATTGTTCCCACTAAAGAACAATTATCTTCAAATCAAAGATCACTTGGACATCGAAATTGCCAGTATGACACTATTGTATTAGACTATGGTCGTTTCATTCTTCAGACTATTGTGCCACGTTTATTTCGATGTCCAGCACAACTTTAATTTGGGGATAATTATACCCCCTAGAAACATTAAgaatgaatttttaattagagaataaatttgttaattttaaatAACGAAAGTTCGTTAATTCATAGGCAAAATTAAcccaaaattaaaaagtcaAAATGTGCAATAAAACGTACATCTCTTTGATTTCACTAAAAAAAAAGGAGTAACTATTTTACTTTCTACAATCATCaaattaaaatcataataaaaataagggttaattgccatAAAATCAACGACCTTTTGCTAAAATCGGTTATTTCACATGACTCTTAAAATTGGAATCAAAATACAATGTTGAGATGCATAATACATGGCAAACTTACATTGACTAGGATACGGCGTCGTTCTATTATTATAGGAGAGAAACGGCTCCGTCTAATGATAAAACAATGTCGTTTTATCCTTAACCCGCACATTCGATGATGATATGACGATTGGGAGTTTGGGGACTTTCGGTGCTGCAAATAGGGATAGAGATTTCTAGAGAAAGAGGTTGCGGCTCCTCCATTAGGcgtgtcccatttcttttgggcatggTTATTAAGGAAGGtataattagtgtagtaaaaaTGTGTAAAGGAGTGAGAccatattatttgtagtgtaaaatcattaccaaataaggaaa harbors:
- the LOC131012472 gene encoding uncharacterized protein LOC131012472 isoform X1, which produces MENPMVTFVLNLFGVWSKVENSGEIKYDCYDSSEIQDNLGNMTFERIMSEFESSESCFMSKPRAVYAYDDDYRLDKGLILIRDQRHCAKVLDYLEILGQGEIQFFADFEKIPMPSFTPLSLFTEEELDTLYGTGPEGLKQTKDGVDLGASGTDTTVGDRVLDSLVIDNEGRDNDRDECRDEGRDNDRDERVISDEVRDEAVDMEAEVDESDSEIEEGRDNDIDEGVISDDDSSVYSAHLSESEVDEQEVEQVMATVEDGEEGRFQLGQTFAGAKEAREAINSYGVKFGYKIKFVKNEKTRVRVICMNEKECPFVMHVSKDGDADGLVIKTLILEHTCCKQREVPSATQGYLAKYFKQAVYRNPKYTSKDMQGHVKDHLKLHVSLAKCKRAKKEIICKLEGSYKEEFSRLCGYIEKVNECMPGSRLELQLSTEHLQAGKRVFKRLFVMLEPCRLNWLGGCRKLISLDGCHLKGVTFGCLLTAVGKDGNEGIVPIAWAVVNKENKNNWRWFMNWLKQGLELGEGDEVTIMSDMQKGLMEAVKEITPQAEHRWCARHIYANWSKK